TGGAAAAGGATGAGGTTACCGTTGAGCTGCTGGTGGCGGCCCAGTTTGATACCGGTCACTACCGGCGCATTGAACTGATTGCGCCGGACGGTGCCGTATTGCAGCGCAAGCGCCTTGAGCCGACGGCCCAGCCCGACGCCGTGCCCGCCTGGTTTATTGAGTTTGCGGCCCTGTCGGTGCCGGCGGGGGTGGCCCAGGTGCAGGAGGGCTGGCATCAGTACGGTACCCTTTATGTGGAAAGCCAGACCGAGGTGGCCTATGCCGCCCTGTGGCAGACCACGCAACGCTTGTTGGGGTGGCTATTGCTGGTGGCCTTGCTGTGCGGGGCCCTGGGCAGCTGGCTGCTGAAACAAATCACGCGACCGCTGGAGGACGTGGTGGAGCAGGCCGAAGCCATTGGTGGCCGCCGCTTTATTACCTCCAGCGAGCCGCGCACGCTGGAGTTTGGCCGCCTGGTGCGGGCCATGAACCTGTTGTCCGGCCGGGTGCGGGACATGCTGGAAAGCGAGTCCCGCCGGCTGGAGGCGCTGCGCTATCAGCACCAGCATGATGCCGTCACCGGGCTGGCCAATCGCGATACCGTCAACAGCCAGCTGGATGCGCTGCTGAGTGAAGAAGATGGCCATCATGGTGTTTTTCTGGTGCGGGTGCAGGCGCTGGCGACGATCAACCGGACGCTGGGTCGTGAAGATACCGACAGGCTGCTGCGTGAGCTGGCGGAGGCATTGTTGCAGTGGACGCCAGCCGAGCAGGCCCTGTTTGCCGAGGCCCATGGCGGCAGGCTCAATGGCAGTGATTTTCTGCTGCTGCTGACCGAAGCCGATGAACTGGCCACCCTGAGTGCGGCCCTGAACCGGCGGTTGCTTGCGTTGAGCGAGCGCTGGTCCCAGGCTGAGGTGCAACTGCCTCATGGCGGCTGTTATTTCCTCTGTGGCGAGCGTCGTGGCGAGGTGATGAGCCGGGTGGATGGTCTGCTGGCCACCGCCGAGCAGCGCTGTATCACCTGCGGCGAGGTCAGGGAGGAGATCACCGGCAGCGACAGCCGGGGAGCTGGGGAATGGCGCCAGCTGCTGACTCAGGCGTTGGCGGCGCAGGCGGTGACGGCGGTACGTTTTCCGGTGCTGCAGCTGGCCGATGGCGGCGTGCTGCACGAGGAAGCCATGATGCGCCTGCAATGGCAGGGCACCAGCTGGCGAGCAGGAGATTTCATGCCCTGGGCCCGTCGTCTGGGATTGTTGCCGGCCCTGGATGTGGCCATGGTGGAGCTTGTGCTTGAGGATTTGCGCACCGGCCTGCCTGGAGCGGTGGCCATCAACCTGTCGGTGGAGACGCTGCGCGACCCTGCCAGCCGCCAGCGTGTGATGGCCCTGCTCAAGGCCGCCCCCGAGCTGGCCCCCAGGCTGTGGCTGGAGTTCGCAGAGAGCCAGGTACTGCAGGAAGTGGAGCTGTTCCGAGAGTTTTGTGCGCAGGTCAAGCCGCTGGGGTGCCGGCTGGGCATGGAGCGGGCCGGGCGTGGCTTTGCCAAAATCACCCACTTGCAGGAGCTGGGGCTGGACTATCTCAAGGTGGATGGTGCCCTGTTGCGGGAGCTGGCTGCCAACACTGGCAACCAGGGTTTTTTGCGAGGGCTCTGCACCCTGGGACATTCCATTGGCCTGAGCATGATTGCCGATGGGGTGCAGTCGGCAACTGAGCCGGAATTGCTGCGCTCGCTGGGGTTTGATGCCGCCGGTGGGCCGGGCATACGCCAGGGCGGCTGACCCGGCTTCAGGGCATGGGGATCTGCTCCTCGTCGCTGTTATCGTCACCGAGCAGCTCCAGCCGGTGTTGCCGCCTCAGGCCCTGGCGGGACAGCAGTTTCTGCTGGGCCATGGGGGGCAGGTCGGTAAACTGGATCAGGTTTTTGTCGATCAGTACATCAATCAGATCCTCCAGTACCCGCACCAGCGCCAGGTCCGAGGCTTGCAGCGTGTCCAGATCTGTTTCGTGTGATTCCTCTCCGGCGCCAATAAACTGCCGCAATTCTGGCGAGTCGGCAGATATTTTTTCATGGATCTCTGCCGTCGGCTCCAGGCTGACGGCGCAAACCCGTCCCGCGGCGTTGCGTTTGACAAACATCAGCTCTGCTCCTGTCCGTGAGCCAGCAGCATCAGATGCATGCGATCCCGGGCGCCGAGCTTTTCAAAGACCGAACTCAGGTGCGCCTTGACGGTTCGTTCGGTGATATTCAGCGTGAGGGCAATGCGTTTGTTGCTGGCGCCGCTGAGCACCTCTGCCATGACCTGGCGTTCCCGGTTGGTCAGCAGGCTCAGATCGTAACCATTCGGTCGGGCAGCGGGCGGAGTTTGTGCCAGCAGTGGCGAGAGCAGTCCGACCATGCGATTAACCAGCTCGGCCGGCAGCCACATGCCGCCGGCCCTGGTGGTGGCGGCGGCCTGAGTCAGGATGGCGGTGCTGGACATGGCCTCCAGATAGCCTCTGGCACCGGCCGTGAGCGCCCGGCGCAGCTCATCCAGTTGTGGACGGCGGGTCAGTGCCAGGACGGTTCGTCCCCGGGCTGACTGCCGGCGAATAAGCTGCTCCCAGCCGGGCTGGCCGGTCAGCACCCAAACCAGTCCATCGTGGTCAGTGTCGGTATTATCCTGTCCGGCTATGGCCAGAGTGGCCTCAGGAAAAGCCCGCCGCCAGCGGGGGCTGCTGAAATCCTTTTCGGTTATGAACAAAGTATTTGTCATCGCTCGGTCATCGCTAGTGAAGTGGCTCGCAGGACGGGCTTGAGCAGGTACTCAAGCACGGTTTTCTTGCCGGTCAGAATATCAACTTCGGTGACCATGCCCGGAATGATCTCGAGATCCCGGGCAAAGCCGCTGCGGTGGGTGGCCAGTCGGACCCGATAATAACTGTTGCCGTCGCCATCGTTGATGGTGTCGGCACTGATGTGCCTGACTTCGGCCTCCAGGCCGCCGTATATGGCAAAGTCGTAGGCGGTAAACTTGATCATGGCGCTTTGCCCGGGCCGAATAAAGGCAATATCCCTGGGCTGGATTCGAGCTTCAATGATCAGCTCGTCATCCAGCGGAATGAGCTCGGCCACTTCGCGGCCGGGAGCCACCACACCGCCCACGGTGTTGGCAAACAAACGCTGAATGGTGCCGCGCACCGGTGCCCGGATTTCGGTCTGCTGTACCCGGTCTGCCAGGGCCGATTCGGCTTCGCTCAGGGCATCGAGCCGGGCTTTGGCTTCCAGATATTCCCGTCGCCAGCGGTTGGTGACGGTGAGCTCCACTTCCCGCAGCTTGTTGCGCGCCTCCTCAATGGCGGCCTGGCTGCGGCTGATGGCGGCCCGGGCCCGCTCGGCCTCTCCTTGAGCCCGGCTGATCTCCCGCTCAATGCGCAATATGTCCACATCGGATACGGCGCCCAGCTCCAGTAACGGTCGGGTGACCCTCAGTTCTTTTCGGCTGAGTGCCAGCGACTGGGTGTGTTGCTTGAGATCGGCCTGCGCTTCCACCAGATCCTGTTGTCGCTGGCTGAGCTGATGATTGTAAATGGCCAGTTGCTCTTGCAGCTCTTCCTGGCTGGCCCGATACAGGCGTTGTTCCCTGCTGACCAGATCGGGCGCCTGCCGGCGCAGCGCATCGGTAAAGACCGGCTCGGTATTGTCGAGCAGGGCCTGCAGCCGGGCGACCTCGGCACTGGCGGAAAGATATTGTACCTGGCTTTCCTTCAGGCTGGACACGGAGCGGGTCGGATCGATGCGCAGCAGCACCTCGCCGGCTTCCACCGTTTGTCCTTCCTTTACCAGTATCTGCTGTACCATGCCGCCGTCCAGGGACTGCACCACCTGCAACTGCCGGGAAGGAATGACCCGGCCTTCACCCCGGGTGACCTCATCCAGGGAGGCAAACGCCGACCAGAGCAGCAGGATTGCCAGGATCAGCACCATGCCATACAGCAAAGCGCGGGTGCGTACCGGCTCCTGCTGTAGCCGTGCCCATTGGGCGTCTCGCGCCCAGTCGCGACCGGTATGCGGCTCATGCTGATTCATGCGGCACTCCCGATTTTACCCTGGCGCAGGGCGTCGAGCACTTCGGCCTTGGGGCCGTTGGCGACGATTCGGCCACCGTCGATCACGATAATGCGGTCCACCAGGCTCAGCAGCGAGCTGCGGTGGGTGACCAGCACCATGGTCCGCCCCTGGGCGCAGTGCTGCAGGGTGTGCTTGATCTGTTCCTCATTGCGCTGATCCAGTGCACCGGTGGGCTCGTCCAGCAGCAGCACCGGAGACTCCTTGAGCAGGGCGCGGGCAATGGCCACGGCCTGGCGCTGGCCACCGGACAGCAACTGACCACGTTCGCCTACCGGCATGTCAAAACCGGAGGGGTGAGTGTTGACAAACTCCGCCAGGCCGCTTTGCTCGGCGGCATGGACGATACGGGCATCGTCAACATGACCCATGCCCAGCACCAGATTGTCGCGCAGGCTGCCGTAGAACAACGATACGTCCTGAGGCACATAGCCCATGCCGCGACGCAGCTCGGCCGGGTCGAGCTGGCGAATATCGGTGCCGTCAATCAGAATGCTGCCGGCGTCGGGCTCATACAGCCCCAGCATCAGCCGCTCCAGAGTACTCTTACCCGAGCCGTTGCGGCCCAGTATGGCCACGTGCTCACCGGCCTGAATACGAAAACTGATGTCTGACAGTGCCTGCTGCTCTGCGTTGGGGTAGGTAAAACTGACATGGCGAAATTCAATGTCGCCCCGTTGAATGGGGCGGCTGACCCGGTGACGATCATCGCTGCGCTCTAGCGGGCGCGCCATAATTCCGTTCAGGCTGTTCATGGCGGTGACCGCATGATGATACTGGGACAGCAAGGCGGCGGCCTGGCCGACGGGGCTCATGGCCCGGGAGGACAGCAGATAGCAGGCAATCAGTCCCCCTTGCGTGAGCTGGCCGTCACGGATCAGGTAAACCCCGAGAATAATCAGGCTGACCGCCACCACATGCTGGGCCCAGAGTGCGCCATTGGTGACGGAAGAGGCCAGCAGCCGCATGCGGGCGGTGAGGGTTGACAGATACAGAATGGCGCTTTCCCAGTTACCTTGTATCTTGCTTTCGGCCCCCGTGGTTTTGATGGTTTCCAGATTGCCGAGGCACTCGATGAGGGTAGCATTGCGCATGGCGCTGGCGCGGTTCATGGTGTCGGACAGGTGGCGCATTTTACGCTGGGCCAGGGCGGCGTAGCAGAGTACCGCCAGAGCGCCAATGATGATGGGAATGACCAGCTTTACATTGATCAGCCCGATGATCAGGCAAAACAGCAGCATAAAGGGCAAATCCACCAGCGCCACCAGGGTGACCGAGCCAATAAAGCTGCGCAACGACTCAAAGGACTGAACATTGCTGGCAAAGGAGCCCGCCGAAGCCGGACGCTCCGACAATTTCATGCCCAGAATTTGTTCCATGATGGCGGCTGACAGCCTGACATCGGCCCGGCTGGCACCAAGATCGACAAACCAGCCACGCATCAGGCGTAGCCCCAGATCGGCACACAGTACCACCAGTACGCCCACTGCGAGCACCCAGAGGGTGTGGGTGGCATGATTGGGAACCACCCGGTCGTAGATATTCATGACAAACAACGGCATGGCCACCGCCAGCAGGTTGATCATCACGGCGGCAAACAGAATATCCCGGTACAGGGGACGGTTCCTGGCGATGACGCTCCAGAACCAGTGCCCCTGCGCTCGGCGCCGGCTGCCGGGAGCCCGTTCGTCAAAATGAAACTCGGGCTGGGCATAAATGAGGTGGCCCGTGTAACGTTGCTCGAGTTCATTGAGCGTTACCGTGACCTCGGCATCGGCCAGCTCCGGCCAGATCACCTGCGCCGTTTGCGGTTCGGTTCCAAGGGCGGTGATCACGCAGGCGTGATTGTTATCGAGCAGCAGTACGGCTGGCAGCAAGGACGGATTAAGGTGCCTCAGTTCATGATGCAGCACTCGGCTGGCCAGTCCGGCGCGTCTGGCGGCCCGATGAAAGACCGATGGCGTGAGCATGCCATCAACCAGCGGCAAACCGGCCAGGGCGGCATCCCGGGTCAGCTTGCACTGATGAAGCCGGCACAGGGTCAGCAAGCATTCCAGCAGGGGACCACCAGCTTGTGAGTGGAGAGTATTTTTTTGCATGTTCTGCTTCCGTCTGCTCCCCGGCACCGGGCCGGGGAGTGCAGTGGACAGGGCTGTCGTTACCGGGCCGGTATGTACCGGGCTGCCATGGTGCTGATTTCATCGGCCGGGCAGGCCGAGTCGGCGTCCACGCTGATGGGTTCCGCACCGAGTTCGCCTAGGGTGGGTAACTCGTCGCTGACCACGTTCAGTGCCGGCAACAGCTGACCCATGGCATTCAGGGTTCTGGCAATGGCAATACCCCGGTCATAGCTGGCGTTGGTGTAAGCCCGGCTGGCCTGAAAATATTCGTTTTCGGCATCGAGCACGTCCAGCAGGGTGCGCTCGCTGATGCCGAACTGCCCTTTGTAGGCGGCCCGAACCCGGTTGGATGATATCCGGTGTTGATTCAGAATGGGCAGTTGCTGATCCAGCTTTTGTACATCGTTATAGGCAATCTGCAGGGTCTGGCGCATGTCGGTGCAGGCCTGAGCCCGTAAATCCCGAGCCTTGTTAAGCTCTTCATGAGCCTTGTTCAGGCTGGCCTGATCCCGGCCTCCGCGATACAGGTTATAACGCAGGTCAACGCCAATGCGGCCTTCGGTGCGGCGTTCATCGACGTTGCCGTTGACGTAATCCTGGGCGCCGTATCTGGCGTTGAGATTGAGCTCCGGATGAAAGGCGGCTTCTTGACTGTCGACGGCGGCATCCTGGGCATTGATATTACGCAGGGCGGCGTGAAACGCGGGGTTACCCTGATAGGCAAGCTTCATGGCTTCCTGCAGGCTCAATGGCAGTTTGCTGTCGTTCAGCTCCAGTGGCGCCAGTTCGGACGCAGGCAGTTCGCCGACAATGCGCAAATAGCGGGCACTGACATCATGCAGGTTGGCCATTTCCGTGAGCAGGTTGGACTCGGCCAGCGCTACCCGTCCGTTGGCTTGTTCAAGATCGGCCCGTCTGGCCACGCCTGCCCGGGCGCTGGTTTCAATTTGCTCATACACGTCAAGGTGGCTGGCGAGGTTGTCCTCTGCCAGTTTAACCAGTTCCCGATAGCGCATGACATCCTGATAGGCACGCAGAGAGGAGAGGGCGGTGTCTTCAAGCTGTGTCAGCAATTCGAAGTAGCGCACCAGCTGGGCGTTCTCAAAGCGCTTTACATCGCTGGACGTCTTAAAGCCGTCGTACAGCATTTGCACCAGGGATATTTCTCCTGCTGCACCGCTGAATTCTCTGGGGTCGTCATAGTTGCGCCATTGCTTGCCATAGCCGGCGGTGGCATCCACCGTGGGCAGATAGCCACCCTTGGCAAAATCGATATCGTATTCGGCGGCACGAAAGGTGCGCCAGCTGGCCTGCACTTCAGGGTTGGTGGCCAGGGCTTTTTGAACCACCTCGGCCGCGTTGGCTGCCGGTTGCTGTGCCCAGGCAACACTGGTCAGCAGGCTCAGACCTGCCATTAGTGAATATGATTTTAATCTGTTCATAGATAAAGGCCTGGTTGGCAAAGGGTGTTTTTTTGAGTGTGCCGTTCCGCCATGAGGGAGCGGGCATGATTGTTATGTGTCAGAAGGCGCCAGAACACGCAGTGATCTCCATATCGAAAAGTTTACGTCTGGTGACATATCATCCCATATAAGGGCTCCAAGTAAAAACATCCCCCTGTACTTCAGTCCAATTTTCTTGTGCCGGTCATTGAGGGAAGATGCCATCAATAGAAAATTCACAAGGCAAGGATCGAAGAGAGCATGAGTATTCCAATTGCGGTGGTAACGGATATCAGTGGGACTGTGACGGCGCAGGCAGCCGATGGTTCCGTGCGTGAGCTTGTGCCTGGAGACACTCTTTTCGCCGGTGAGCTGCTGATAACCGGTGACAATGCCCGTGTTGTGCTTGATTACGGTGATGGTGAAACCGTACCACTCGGCAGTAACCAGTTTCTGCAAATGACACCGAACATGCTGGCATCGGCCGAGCCCAATGCGCAGGAAAATGCGGTTCTTGATCCCAGCGTAGAAGCCGTGCTGGCCGCCCTTGAGAATGGGGATGATCTGCTGGATGAACTGGAAGCACCTGCTGCGGGCCTGGCCGGTGCGCCAACAGGAGGTGGCAGCTCGATTGTGACACTGACCCGTGTTGCCGAGATTGTCGATCCCCTTGCATTTGATTTCGATATCGAACCAGTTGATCCCTTTGAAACACTGGTGGGTGCCGGAACCGCTTTTGATGATACGGACGCCGACGCCGACGCCGATGCGGATGCGGATGCCGACGCGGATGCAGATGCTGACGCGGATGCTGATGCCGATGCCGATGCCGATGCTGACGCGGATGCCGATGCTGACGCGGATGCGGATGCAGATGCCGATGCGGATGCAGACGCGGATGCGGATGCGGATGCGGATGCGGATGCCGATGCCGACGCGGATGCCGATGCCGACGCGGATGCCGATGCCGACGCGGATGCCGACGCTGACGCTGACTCAGATGCCGATGCTGACGCGGATGCGGATGCCGACGCGGATGCAGACGCGGATGCAGACGCGGATGCAGACGCGGATGCCGACGCCGATGCCGATGCGGACGCAGATGCCGATGCGGATGCAGATGCGGATGCCGATGCCGATGCTGACGCGGATGCGGATGCGGACGCCGACGCCGATGCGGATGCCGACGCGGATGCAGATGCTGACGCGGATGCTGATGCCGATGCCGATGCCGATGCTGACGCGGATGCCGATGCTGACGCGGATGCGGATGCAGATGCCGATGCGGATGCAGACGCTGATGCGGATGCGGATGCGGATGCAGACGCTGATGCGGATGCGGATGCCGACGCGGATGCCGATGCCGACGCGGATGCCGACGCTGACGCTGACTCAGATGCCGATGCTGACGCGGATGCGGATGCCGACGCTGATGCAGACGCTGACTCAGATGCCGATGCGGACGCGGATGCAGATGCTGACTCGGATGCCGATGCCGATGCCGACGCCGACGCCGATGCGGATGCGGATGCAGATGCCGATGCGGATGCCGATGCCGACGCGGATGCCGATGCGGACGCGGATGCCGATGCGGATGCCGATGCCGATGCGGATGCCGATGCCGATGCGGATGCCGATGCCGATGCGGATGCCGATGCC
The Oceanimonas pelagia genome window above contains:
- a CDS encoding tryptophan synthase subunit beta like protein — protein: MFVKRNAAGRVCAVSLEPTAEIHEKISADSPELRQFIGAGEESHETDLDTLQASDLALVRVLEDLIDVLIDKNLIQFTDLPPMAQQKLLSRQGLRRQHRLELLGDDNSDEEQIPMP
- a CDS encoding type I secretion system permease/ATPase — protein: MQKNTLHSQAGGPLLECLLTLCRLHQCKLTRDAALAGLPLVDGMLTPSVFHRAARRAGLASRVLHHELRHLNPSLLPAVLLLDNNHACVITALGTEPQTAQVIWPELADAEVTVTLNELEQRYTGHLIYAQPEFHFDERAPGSRRRAQGHWFWSVIARNRPLYRDILFAAVMINLLAVAMPLFVMNIYDRVVPNHATHTLWVLAVGVLVVLCADLGLRLMRGWFVDLGASRADVRLSAAIMEQILGMKLSERPASAGSFASNVQSFESLRSFIGSVTLVALVDLPFMLLFCLIIGLINVKLVIPIIIGALAVLCYAALAQRKMRHLSDTMNRASAMRNATLIECLGNLETIKTTGAESKIQGNWESAILYLSTLTARMRLLASSVTNGALWAQHVVAVSLIILGVYLIRDGQLTQGGLIACYLLSSRAMSPVGQAAALLSQYHHAVTAMNSLNGIMARPLERSDDRHRVSRPIQRGDIEFRHVSFTYPNAEQQALSDISFRIQAGEHVAILGRNGSGKSTLERLMLGLYEPDAGSILIDGTDIRQLDPAELRRGMGYVPQDVSLFYGSLRDNLVLGMGHVDDARIVHAAEQSGLAEFVNTHPSGFDMPVGERGQLLSGGQRQAVAIARALLKESPVLLLDEPTGALDQRNEEQIKHTLQHCAQGRTMVLVTHRSSLLSLVDRIIVIDGGRIVANGPKAEVLDALRQGKIGSAA
- a CDS encoding bifunctional diguanylate cyclase/phosphodiesterase, which gives rise to MSLNKQLWLAIAVLMMLAFLSSFTISTLSARNYYQEQLQQKNIDNANSLALTLSQVEKDEVTVELLVAAQFDTGHYRRIELIAPDGAVLQRKRLEPTAQPDAVPAWFIEFAALSVPAGVAQVQEGWHQYGTLYVESQTEVAYAALWQTTQRLLGWLLLVALLCGALGSWLLKQITRPLEDVVEQAEAIGGRRFITSSEPRTLEFGRLVRAMNLLSGRVRDMLESESRRLEALRYQHQHDAVTGLANRDTVNSQLDALLSEEDGHHGVFLVRVQALATINRTLGREDTDRLLRELAEALLQWTPAEQALFAEAHGGRLNGSDFLLLLTEADELATLSAALNRRLLALSERWSQAEVQLPHGGCYFLCGERRGEVMSRVDGLLATAEQRCITCGEVREEITGSDSRGAGEWRQLLTQALAAQAVTAVRFPVLQLADGGVLHEEAMMRLQWQGTSWRAGDFMPWARRLGLLPALDVAMVELVLEDLRTGLPGAVAINLSVETLRDPASRQRVMALLKAAPELAPRLWLEFAESQVLQEVELFREFCAQVKPLGCRLGMERAGRGFAKITHLQELGLDYLKVDGALLRELAANTGNQGFLRGLCTLGHSIGLSMIADGVQSATEPELLRSLGFDAAGGPGIRQGG
- a CDS encoding TolC family outer membrane protein, encoding MAGLSLLTSVAWAQQPAANAAEVVQKALATNPEVQASWRTFRAAEYDIDFAKGGYLPTVDATAGYGKQWRNYDDPREFSGAAGEISLVQMLYDGFKTSSDVKRFENAQLVRYFELLTQLEDTALSSLRAYQDVMRYRELVKLAEDNLASHLDVYEQIETSARAGVARRADLEQANGRVALAESNLLTEMANLHDVSARYLRIVGELPASELAPLELNDSKLPLSLQEAMKLAYQGNPAFHAALRNINAQDAAVDSQEAAFHPELNLNARYGAQDYVNGNVDERRTEGRIGVDLRYNLYRGGRDQASLNKAHEELNKARDLRAQACTDMRQTLQIAYNDVQKLDQQLPILNQHRISSNRVRAAYKGQFGISERTLLDVLDAENEYFQASRAYTNASYDRGIAIARTLNAMGQLLPALNVVSDELPTLGELGAEPISVDADSACPADEISTMAARYIPAR
- a CDS encoding HlyD family type I secretion periplasmic adaptor subunit, with protein sequence MNQHEPHTGRDWARDAQWARLQQEPVRTRALLYGMVLILAILLLWSAFASLDEVTRGEGRVIPSRQLQVVQSLDGGMVQQILVKEGQTVEAGEVLLRIDPTRSVSSLKESQVQYLSASAEVARLQALLDNTEPVFTDALRRQAPDLVSREQRLYRASQEELQEQLAIYNHQLSQRQQDLVEAQADLKQHTQSLALSRKELRVTRPLLELGAVSDVDILRIEREISRAQGEAERARAAISRSQAAIEEARNKLREVELTVTNRWRREYLEAKARLDALSEAESALADRVQQTEIRAPVRGTIQRLFANTVGGVVAPGREVAELIPLDDELIIEARIQPRDIAFIRPGQSAMIKFTAYDFAIYGGLEAEVRHISADTINDGDGNSYYRVRLATHRSGFARDLEIIPGMVTEVDILTGKKTVLEYLLKPVLRATSLAMTER
- a CDS encoding response regulator transcription factor: MFITEKDFSSPRWRRAFPEATLAIAGQDNTDTDHDGLVWVLTGQPGWEQLIRRQSARGRTVLALTRRPQLDELRRALTAGARGYLEAMSSTAILTQAAATTRAGGMWLPAELVNRMVGLLSPLLAQTPPAARPNGYDLSLLTNRERQVMAEVLSGASNKRIALTLNITERTVKAHLSSVFEKLGARDRMHLMLLAHGQEQS